In Rhodobacteraceae bacterium LMO-JJ12, a single window of DNA contains:
- a CDS encoding sodium:proton antiporter, protein MTFLQITSLLIVLAGAFGSINYLFLRLPSAIGIMVVALFASFGVLATDLIWPQLIIAETMRSVVAGIAFSDALLEGMLGLLLFAGALHVKLSDLRAEWRVVFLMATIGIALSTVIVGFGFSWLTGAPILIALVFGALISPTDPVAVLGVLREANLRKSLETKIAGESLFNDGVGYVVFLVLIGLAFPQDAAHASQENGVTDAAILFVREALGGAALGLVLGWLTFRVMRLIDDYALEVLITLGLAFGGYELAVYLHISAPIMAVCAGLLIGDIGAKHGMSEETRNYVDAFWKLIDEILNAVLFLLIGFEVFAVAFEFDYLVTAMLSIALALLARLAAVAVPVLILSPFRTFAKDVIPIMTWGGLKGGISVALALSLPESEWKPMILTVTYVIVVFSIIVQGLTVTRLANRLGREPDLM, encoded by the coding sequence ATGACTTTTCTTCAGATCACCTCCCTACTGATCGTCCTGGCAGGTGCCTTCGGCAGCATCAACTACCTGTTCTTACGCCTGCCCTCGGCCATTGGCATTATGGTTGTGGCGTTGTTCGCGTCCTTTGGCGTGCTAGCGACCGATCTGATCTGGCCTCAACTCATCATTGCCGAAACCATGCGCAGCGTCGTCGCCGGCATCGCCTTTTCCGACGCCCTTCTCGAAGGCATGCTCGGGCTGCTGCTGTTTGCCGGTGCGCTGCACGTCAAGTTGTCCGACCTGCGCGCCGAATGGCGGGTGGTGTTCCTGATGGCCACCATCGGCATCGCGCTTTCCACCGTTATCGTGGGCTTTGGATTTTCCTGGCTCACCGGGGCGCCGATCCTGATCGCGCTGGTCTTTGGCGCACTCATCTCCCCGACCGACCCTGTGGCCGTCCTCGGCGTATTGCGCGAAGCCAACCTGCGCAAATCACTGGAAACCAAGATCGCTGGGGAATCTCTCTTCAACGATGGTGTTGGATATGTCGTCTTTCTGGTGCTCATCGGGCTGGCCTTTCCCCAGGATGCGGCCCACGCCAGCCAGGAAAATGGCGTCACCGATGCCGCGATCCTCTTTGTGCGCGAAGCACTGGGAGGGGCCGCCCTGGGTCTTGTGCTGGGCTGGCTGACCTTCCGCGTCATGCGCCTGATCGACGACTACGCGCTCGAAGTGCTGATCACGCTTGGTCTTGCCTTCGGAGGCTATGAACTCGCCGTTTACCTGCATATCTCGGCGCCGATCATGGCCGTCTGCGCCGGGCTTCTCATTGGCGATATCGGCGCCAAGCATGGCATGAGCGAAGAGACCCGCAATTATGTCGATGCCTTCTGGAAGCTGATCGACGAGATCCTCAACGCCGTGCTTTTCCTGCTGATCGGCTTCGAGGTTTTCGCCGTCGCTTTCGAATTTGATTATCTCGTCACCGCCATGCTTTCGATCGCACTTGCGCTACTGGCCCGCCTCGCCGCCGTGGCGGTGCCTGTGCTGATACTCTCGCCCTTCCGCACATTCGCCAAAGATGTGATCCCGATCATGACGTGGGGCGGCCTCAAGGGCGGCATCTCGGTCGCTCTGGCGTTGTCGCTGCCCGAAAGCGAATGGAAGCCGATGATCCTGACCGTGACCTATGTCATCGTGGTATTCTCGATCATCGTTCAGGGGCTGACCGTCACCCGGCTCGCCAACCGGCTCGGGCGTGAACCCGACCTGATGTAG
- a CDS encoding nucleoside hydrolase, which yields MPPRKIIIDTDPGQDDAVAILLALASPQEIEIVGITCVAGNVPLALTSKNARIICELAGKPDVKVYAGCDRPLGRDLVTAEHVHGKSGLDGPDLPDPKMPLQDTHAVDFIIDTLRAHEPGTITLCPLGPLTNIAMAFEKSPDIMERVAEIVLMGGAYFEVGNITPAAEFNIYVDPQAANIVFNSGAPITVMPLDVTHKALVTKPRNDAFRALATPVGIAVAQMTDFFERFDKQKYGSEGAPLHDPCVTAYLLQPSLFSGRFINVEIETHSELTMGMTVADWWGVTGRTPNATFMGDLDADGFFALLTERLARL from the coding sequence ATGCCGCCGCGCAAGATCATCATAGACACCGATCCGGGGCAGGACGATGCCGTGGCAATCCTTCTGGCGCTCGCCTCTCCGCAAGAGATCGAGATCGTCGGTATCACCTGCGTTGCCGGTAATGTGCCGCTGGCATTGACGTCAAAAAATGCCCGTATTATCTGTGAGTTGGCGGGGAAACCTGATGTAAAGGTCTATGCCGGCTGTGACCGCCCCTTGGGCCGTGACCTGGTCACGGCCGAACATGTGCACGGCAAATCCGGCTTGGACGGCCCCGATCTGCCCGATCCAAAAATGCCGCTGCAAGACACCCACGCGGTCGATTTCATCATCGACACATTGCGCGCCCATGAGCCCGGCACGATCACCCTCTGCCCCCTCGGACCACTTACAAACATCGCAATGGCGTTTGAGAAATCGCCCGACATCATGGAACGTGTGGCCGAGATCGTGCTGATGGGCGGCGCCTATTTCGAAGTCGGCAACATCACGCCCGCCGCCGAGTTCAACATCTATGTCGACCCGCAGGCCGCGAATATCGTGTTCAATTCCGGCGCCCCGATCACCGTGATGCCGCTCGACGTGACCCACAAGGCGCTGGTGACCAAGCCACGCAACGACGCCTTTCGCGCGCTTGCCACACCGGTTGGCATTGCCGTCGCCCAGATGACCGATTTTTTTGAACGTTTCGACAAACAAAAATATGGCTCCGAAGGCGCCCCGCTGCATGACCCCTGTGTCACCGCCTACCTGCTACAGCCCTCCCTCTTCTCGGGCCGGTTCATCAATGTCGAGATCGAAACCCACTCCGAACTCACCATGGGCATGACCGTGGCCGACTGGTGGGGCGTCACGGGTCGCACCCCCAACGCCACTTTCATGGGCGATCTCGACGCTGACGGCTTCTTCGCACTTCTCACCGAGCGACTGGCCCGACTATGA
- a CDS encoding endonuclease/exonuclease/phosphatase family protein has translation MKAPGLRIASYNLQKCVGLDLRRRPDRSLQVINALGAQVVVLQEADKRLAPRPAALPHEMAEADGWQVAHFGEPGGSLGWHGNAMLFSPEVSMLRGTHLSLPGLEPRGAILAELETSFGPMRVIGVHLGLIRRYRLLQLAAITRHLRTLPQLPTVLAGDFNEWGPARALDNVTPGLEILAERPSFPSPRPVAALDRFALSAELRARAHGTHNASPARVASDHLPVWVDLEHV, from the coding sequence ATGAAGGCACCCGGTTTGAGAATTGCAAGCTACAACCTGCAGAAATGCGTCGGCCTTGACCTTCGACGCAGGCCGGATCGTTCGCTTCAAGTCATAAATGCGCTTGGCGCGCAGGTGGTGGTATTGCAAGAGGCCGACAAACGCTTGGCCCCCCGCCCCGCCGCGTTGCCCCATGAAATGGCCGAGGCCGACGGCTGGCAGGTGGCGCATTTCGGCGAGCCGGGAGGATCGCTTGGCTGGCACGGCAACGCAATGCTGTTCAGCCCCGAGGTTTCGATGCTGCGCGGCACGCATCTCTCCTTGCCGGGTCTGGAACCGCGCGGCGCCATTCTCGCCGAGCTTGAAACATCCTTCGGCCCGATGCGGGTGATCGGTGTTCATCTTGGGCTGATCCGGCGCTACCGTCTGTTGCAACTGGCCGCGATCACCCGCCACCTCAGAACCCTTCCGCAACTGCCCACGGTGCTGGCCGGGGATTTCAACGAATGGGGACCGGCGCGCGCGCTCGACAACGTCACACCGGGGCTCGAAATTCTCGCCGAACGGCCCAGCTTCCCCTCGCCGCGCCCGGTGGCCGCATTGGATCGTTTCGCGCTGAGCGCTGAACTGCGCGCGCGCGCGCATGGAACCCACAACGCCTCCCCCGCGCGCGTGGCCTCAGACCACCTACCGGTCTGGGTCGACCTCGAACACGTCTGA
- a CDS encoding transcriptional repressor has product MTDSIIARCEANGLRMTGQRRTIATVLGEADDHPDVEELHKRASSRDSGISIATVYRTVKLFEEAGILDKLEFGDGRARYEDAEREHHDHLIDMNSGEVIEFVDPDIEILQEKIAQKLGYQLKGHKLELYGVPLKKPAK; this is encoded by the coding sequence ATGACGGACAGCATAATCGCACGCTGCGAAGCCAATGGACTACGCATGACAGGCCAACGTCGCACCATCGCCACTGTTCTGGGCGAGGCCGATGATCACCCGGATGTCGAGGAACTACATAAACGCGCCTCCTCGCGCGATTCCGGCATTTCCATCGCCACGGTCTATCGCACGGTGAAACTGTTTGAAGAGGCCGGGATTCTCGACAAGCTGGAATTTGGCGACGGGCGCGCGCGCTACGAGGATGCCGAGCGCGAACATCACGACCATTTGATCGACATGAATTCTGGCGAGGTCATCGAATTCGTCGATCCCGACATTGAAATCCTACAGGAAAAGATCGCCCAAAAGCTCGGCTACCAACTCAAAGGGCACAAACTCGAGCTCTATGGTGTCCCGCTGAAAAAGCCTGCTAAATAG
- a CDS encoding LicD family protein translates to MNTQTTAKIDALRRRALAQIISPRTGYKGRAEMIELGTLGDTAPELQETPVFLEATVLAILARGKAPRRAQKPLYRLFRARLATGDVEKYQQFAQVLKYAVQDPAQLEGLHFHSAFGSMDQQAIWADIRSVMQRLAALGGEAFLNSGTLLGAVRDKSLIAHDDDVDLALRIEATSPTEAAAQWRATRSKLQDAGLLSERQPSNPATMKLKSGGTYNIDLFPAWVSNEGVHVYPHTAGDLREDQVFPLITCDTTGLPIPRDAKAMLAVNYGEGWRHPDPGYQFNWAKANRRFAAFKDALEPQA, encoded by the coding sequence ATGAACACGCAAACCACCGCGAAAATAGACGCCCTGCGCCGCCGCGCATTGGCCCAGATCATCTCGCCCCGCACCGGCTACAAGGGGCGCGCCGAAATGATCGAGCTTGGCACCTTGGGCGATACCGCCCCCGAATTGCAGGAAACGCCCGTTTTCCTTGAAGCAACCGTTCTCGCCATCCTCGCCCGGGGCAAGGCACCGCGCCGCGCGCAAAAACCGCTCTACCGCCTGTTTCGCGCCCGCCTCGCCACCGGAGACGTCGAAAAATACCAGCAATTCGCGCAAGTCCTGAAATACGCTGTTCAAGATCCCGCCCAACTCGAAGGGCTGCACTTCCATTCCGCTTTCGGGTCGATGGACCAACAGGCAATCTGGGCTGATATCCGCTCTGTAATGCAGCGCCTCGCGGCCCTCGGCGGCGAAGCGTTCCTCAATTCCGGCACGCTTCTCGGGGCGGTGCGCGACAAGAGCCTGATCGCCCATGACGACGATGTTGATCTGGCCCTGCGGATTGAGGCGACCTCACCCACTGAGGCCGCCGCGCAATGGCGCGCAACCCGCAGCAAACTGCAAGACGCCGGGCTGCTCTCTGAGCGCCAACCCTCCAATCCAGCGACCATGAAACTCAAATCCGGCGGCACCTACAACATTGATCTCTTTCCCGCCTGGGTCAGTAACGAGGGCGTCCATGTCTACCCCCACACCGCTGGCGACCTTCGCGAGGATCAGGTCTTCCCGCTCATCACCTGCGACACCACCGGCCTGCCAATTCCACGTGACGCCAAGGCGATGCTGGCGGTGAACTACGGCGAAGGCTGGCGCCACCCCGACCCGGGCTACCAGTTCAACTGGGCCAAGGCCAATCGCCGCTTCGCCGCATTCAAGGACGCCCTGGAGCCGCAAGCCTGA
- a CDS encoding DMT family transporter — MERLDKIDTAGVLALLAFAVLLGFNQVVIKVSTDGFQPVFLAGLRSVGACAAIWLWMRLRGIPFVLPREAWAGAIALGLLFTVEFVFLYLALDRTGVGRASVIFYSMPIFVGLTAHIMLPGERLNAVRGLGLLLAMLGVAWVMMDRGSGEASLSGDILALLAAISWAGIAIVVRVTPLERVAPEMQLFSQLVISAVLLMAVSPFFGPFIRELEPIHWAALAFQTLAIASFGYLFWFFLLKRYPASGVASFSFLSPVFGVALGWLMLGEAIGAEIIGGLILVALGITLINRRR; from the coding sequence ATGGAACGGCTTGATAAAATTGACACTGCGGGTGTTCTGGCGCTGTTGGCTTTTGCCGTGCTGCTTGGTTTCAACCAGGTGGTGATCAAGGTCTCGACGGATGGGTTTCAGCCAGTGTTCCTTGCGGGGTTGCGATCGGTCGGGGCCTGCGCAGCGATCTGGCTCTGGATGCGACTGCGCGGCATTCCCTTTGTCTTGCCGCGCGAAGCCTGGGCCGGGGCAATAGCGCTGGGGTTGCTGTTTACGGTCGAGTTCGTGTTTCTCTATCTGGCGCTGGATCGCACCGGGGTGGGGCGGGCCTCGGTCATCTTTTACTCCATGCCGATTTTCGTGGGCCTTACGGCGCATATCATGCTTCCGGGGGAACGGCTCAACGCGGTGCGTGGCTTGGGATTGTTGCTGGCGATGCTCGGGGTGGCCTGGGTGATGATGGATCGGGGGAGCGGAGAGGCGAGCCTGTCAGGTGATATTCTGGCGCTGCTGGCGGCGATTTCATGGGCCGGGATCGCCATTGTCGTGCGCGTCACGCCGCTTGAACGGGTCGCGCCCGAGATGCAGCTGTTCAGCCAGTTGGTGATTTCGGCGGTTCTGCTTATGGCGGTCTCGCCGTTTTTCGGGCCATTCATACGTGAGTTGGAGCCGATCCATTGGGCCGCATTGGCGTTCCAGACGCTGGCGATTGCCAGTTTCGGCTATCTTTTCTGGTTCTTCCTGCTCAAGCGCTATCCCGCTTCGGGGGTGGCCTCGTTTTCGTTCCTGTCGCCAGTTTTTGGTGTCGCGCTGGGCTGGCTAATGCTGGGCGAGGCGATCGGGGCCGAGATTATCGGAGGGCTTATTCTGGTGGCGCTGGGGATTACGTTGATCAATCGTCGCCGGTGA
- a CDS encoding DEAD/DEAH box helicase produces MTNFNELGLPKVLLNRVAEMGLKDPTPIQQKAIPLALEGRDVMGLAQTGTGKTFAFGLPLVSQMLESDKRPAPKSVHGLVLAPTRELAKQISESLRELCKGGPLKVNLVVGGAGIVGQMKKLERGTDLLVATPGRLLDLLDRRALRLDQTRFLVLDEADQMLDMGFIHDLRKIAAHLPKPRQTMLFSATMPKLMAELAQSYLTNPERVQVSPPGKPADKIEQEVHFVAKAEKLNLLIELLDKHRDELALVFGRTKHGSEKIKKHLEKVGFAAGSIHGNKSQGQRERALAEFKSGAIRVLVATDVAARGLDIPQVRHVYNFDLPNVPENYVHRIGRTARAGADGAAIAFCAPDEMGELKAIQKVLKMTIPVASGRAWEEIDAPKGKGNGAGRRRGGGGGGSKPAGKPGTGRSRRRRSGGGAGRGASQAA; encoded by the coding sequence ATGACGAATTTTAATGAACTGGGTCTGCCCAAGGTGCTTTTGAACCGGGTGGCCGAGATGGGTCTGAAAGACCCGACACCGATTCAGCAAAAGGCGATCCCGCTGGCTCTGGAAGGGCGCGATGTGATGGGCTTGGCGCAGACCGGTACCGGCAAGACCTTTGCCTTTGGTCTGCCGCTGGTGTCGCAAATGCTTGAAAGTGACAAGCGGCCTGCACCGAAATCGGTGCATGGGCTGGTGTTGGCACCAACACGCGAGTTGGCCAAGCAGATCAGCGAAAGCCTGCGTGAGCTTTGCAAGGGTGGCCCGCTCAAGGTGAACCTTGTGGTTGGGGGCGCCGGGATTGTCGGGCAGATGAAGAAGCTGGAACGTGGCACCGATCTTCTGGTGGCGACACCGGGGCGGTTGCTCGATTTGCTGGATCGCCGTGCGTTGCGGCTTGATCAGACGCGTTTTCTGGTGCTCGATGAGGCAGATCAGATGCTCGACATGGGGTTTATCCATGACCTGCGCAAGATTGCGGCGCATCTGCCCAAACCGCGCCAAACCATGCTGTTTTCGGCCACTATGCCGAAACTGATGGCCGAGTTGGCGCAAAGCTATCTCACCAACCCTGAGCGGGTGCAGGTTTCACCTCCGGGCAAGCCGGCCGACAAGATCGAGCAAGAGGTGCATTTCGTCGCCAAGGCGGAGAAGCTGAACCTTCTGATCGAGCTTCTGGACAAGCATCGTGACGAGTTGGCGCTTGTTTTTGGACGCACCAAGCATGGCTCGGAAAAGATCAAGAAACATCTGGAGAAGGTGGGGTTCGCCGCCGGGTCGATCCATGGCAACAAGAGCCAGGGGCAGCGCGAGCGTGCCTTGGCCGAGTTCAAATCCGGCGCGATCCGGGTGCTTGTGGCGACGGATGTAGCGGCGCGGGGTCTGGATATTCCGCAGGTGCGCCATGTCTATAACTTTGATCTGCCGAATGTGCCGGAAAACTATGTGCACCGGATTGGCCGCACGGCGCGTGCCGGGGCCGATGGCGCAGCGATTGCGTTTTGTGCGCCCGACGAGATGGGCGAGCTGAAGGCGATTCAGAAGGTTCTGAAAATGACGATTCCGGTGGCCTCTGGCCGCGCATGGGAAGAAATTGACGCACCCAAAGGTAAAGGCAATGGCGCTGGCCGCAGACGTGGCGGTGGCGGCGGCGGTAGTAAACCGGCGGGCAAGCCCGGCACGGGCCGTTCGCGGCGTCGTCGCAGCGGCGGCGGCGCAGGCCGTGGGGCGTCGCAAGCGGCGTGA
- a CDS encoding OsmC family protein — MKTNARVKWAEARTFIGETESGHKIAFGAANGPDGLKPGPSAMELLLLGTGGCSAYDVVHILEKGREPVEDVVVEIAAERGETDPKVYTDIHLHFIVKGRGLNPDKVARAISLSIEKYCSASAMMAASATLTHDFEMVDTA, encoded by the coding sequence ATGAAAACCAATGCCCGCGTGAAATGGGCCGAAGCCCGCACCTTCATCGGCGAGACCGAAAGCGGCCACAAGATCGCGTTTGGCGCCGCCAATGGGCCAGATGGGCTCAAACCCGGCCCCTCCGCGATGGAACTCCTCCTGCTCGGCACGGGGGGCTGTTCTGCCTATGACGTGGTGCATATCCTTGAGAAAGGTCGCGAACCGGTCGAGGATGTCGTCGTCGAAATCGCCGCCGAGCGCGGCGAAACCGATCCCAAGGTCTATACCGACATTCACCTGCATTTCATCGTCAAGGGCCGCGGCCTCAACCCCGACAAGGTCGCCCGTGCCATTTCGCTCTCGATCGAGAAATACTGCTCGGCCAGCGCGATGATGGCAGCCTCTGCGACCCTCACCCACGATTTCGAAATGGTCGACACCGCCTGA
- a CDS encoding DMT family transporter translates to MQSENTRGIALMIVAMVLFAATDACVKLGAEAMPKGQVLFFLGLGGAVIFSALTWAQGHRVITRDYLSPAMLLRNGSDVLGTFCFLTALSTVGIALPSAILQATPLVVTGLAVIMLGEKVGWRRWGAILIGLSGVLIILRPGMTGFDPNALWAVAGMLFLAVRDVSTRLMPPSTPSIRIAAYGMGSLLPAGAIITMFQGGPVAMSLHSGILMLGATTLGALGYFCIIQAMRTGEISVVAPFRYSRILFALAIGYLVFDENPDVLTYVGAAITIGAGTYAFLREGRIAHKRPV, encoded by the coding sequence ATGCAATCCGAAAACACCCGCGGCATCGCGCTGATGATCGTCGCCATGGTGCTCTTTGCCGCCACCGACGCCTGCGTGAAACTCGGCGCCGAGGCCATGCCGAAAGGTCAGGTGCTGTTCTTTCTCGGGCTTGGCGGCGCGGTGATCTTTTCTGCCCTCACATGGGCACAGGGCCACCGGGTCATCACCCGCGACTACCTCTCGCCTGCCATGCTGTTGCGCAATGGCTCGGACGTGCTCGGCACCTTCTGCTTTCTCACCGCACTCTCGACCGTGGGCATCGCCCTGCCCTCGGCCATCCTTCAGGCCACACCGCTGGTGGTTACAGGGCTTGCCGTGATCATGCTGGGTGAAAAGGTCGGCTGGCGGCGCTGGGGCGCCATCCTTATTGGCCTGTCCGGCGTGCTGATCATCCTGCGCCCCGGCATGACCGGGTTTGATCCCAACGCGCTCTGGGCCGTAGCGGGGATGCTGTTTTTGGCGGTGCGTGACGTTTCCACCCGGCTGATGCCACCCAGCACGCCATCAATCCGCATCGCCGCCTATGGCATGGGCTCACTGCTGCCCGCTGGCGCGATCATAACCATGTTTCAGGGCGGCCCGGTGGCGATGAGCCTGCACAGTGGCATCCTCATGCTGGGCGCCACCACGCTCGGCGCTCTGGGCTATTTCTGCATCATTCAGGCGATGCGCACGGGTGAAATTTCCGTGGTCGCACCGTTCCGTTATTCACGCATTCTCTTTGCGCTGGCCATCGGCTATCTGGTGTTTGATGAAAACCCCGATGTGCTCACCTATGTCGGCGCCGCGATCACCATCGGCGCCGGAACCTATGCCTTCCTGCGCGAAGGCCGCATCGCGCACAAGAGACCTGTATGA
- a CDS encoding nuclear transport factor 2 family protein, with translation MSKTTKRNKANAMAFYDLMFNECRPREAIERYVGEVYIQHNPHVADGKEAFIAYFERMAEEYPGKATRFVRAIAEDNLVVLHCHQTWPNSDDYAGIDIFRFDDDGKIVEHWDVLQVIPDGSANENGLF, from the coding sequence ATGAGCAAAACAACCAAGCGGAACAAGGCCAATGCGATGGCCTTTTATGATCTAATGTTCAACGAATGCCGCCCTCGCGAGGCGATTGAACGCTATGTGGGTGAGGTCTATATTCAGCACAACCCGCATGTGGCCGATGGTAAAGAAGCGTTTATCGCCTATTTCGAACGCATGGCGGAGGAGTATCCCGGCAAGGCCACGCGATTTGTGCGCGCCATTGCCGAAGACAATCTTGTTGTGCTGCATTGTCATCAGACATGGCCGAACAGCGACGATTATGCCGGAATCGACATCTTTCGTTTCGATGATGACGGCAAGATCGTTGAGCATTGGGATGTGTTGCAGGTCATCCCGGACGGATCGGCGAATGAAAATGGCCTGTTCTGA
- a CDS encoding YdiU family protein — MTLHIPFTNSYGTLPPRFFTRQPATPVAAPQLIAFNGRLARDLGISCAPDDDLARVFSGNEIPQGADPMAQAYAGHQFGGFSPQLGDGRALLLGEVQDSSGKRFDIQLKGSGRTPYSRGGDGRAWLGPVLREYVVSEAMAALNIPTTRALAAVSTGEHLMRETELPGAILTRVASSHIRVGTFEYFAARGDREALQALFDYTRARHYPTAETPTDLLSGVIDRQAALVADWSAVGFIHGVMNTDNTTLSGETIDYGPCAFIDHYHPQTVFSSIDQFGRYAYDNQTKIIVWNMVQLANALVPLCDDTDKAVEDFTALIQAMPARVEAEWLARFAAKIGITTARDGDTALITDLLDLMAADGADFTNTFRALGTAKARDQFTDRAAFDSWNTRWQSRLKEEPDPENLMRATNPFVIPRNHRIEAMIEAAVAGDFALFHRLNAVLAKPFEDQPDAQDLTRPPEPHERVENTFCGT; from the coding sequence ATGACCCTGCACATCCCCTTCACCAACAGCTACGGCACCCTTCCGCCTCGCTTTTTCACCCGCCAGCCCGCCACGCCTGTTGCCGCGCCACAGCTCATTGCCTTCAACGGTCGGCTGGCCCGCGATCTTGGCATCTCATGCGCGCCTGATGACGACCTTGCGCGCGTCTTCTCAGGCAACGAAATTCCTCAGGGCGCCGACCCGATGGCCCAGGCCTATGCCGGCCACCAATTTGGCGGCTTCTCACCACAGCTCGGCGACGGGCGCGCGCTCTTGCTGGGCGAGGTGCAGGACAGCAGCGGCAAACGCTTCGATATTCAACTCAAAGGTTCGGGCCGCACACCCTATTCACGCGGCGGCGATGGCCGCGCCTGGCTCGGCCCGGTGTTGCGCGAATATGTGGTCTCCGAGGCAATGGCCGCGCTGAACATCCCCACCACCCGCGCACTGGCCGCCGTCAGCACGGGCGAGCATCTGATGCGCGAGACCGAACTGCCCGGCGCCATCCTCACCCGCGTAGCCTCCAGCCACATCCGCGTCGGTACGTTCGAGTATTTCGCTGCCCGTGGCGACCGCGAGGCCCTGCAAGCCCTCTTCGACTATACCCGCGCGCGCCATTACCCAACCGCCGAAACCCCGACCGATCTGCTCTCCGGCGTGATCGACCGACAAGCCGCACTTGTGGCCGACTGGAGCGCCGTGGGCTTCATCCACGGCGTGATGAACACCGACAACACCACGCTTTCGGGCGAAACCATCGACTACGGGCCCTGCGCCTTCATTGATCACTATCACCCGCAAACCGTGTTTTCCTCAATCGACCAATTCGGGCGCTATGCCTATGACAACCAGACAAAAATCATCGTCTGGAATATGGTCCAACTGGCCAACGCGCTGGTGCCGCTCTGTGACGACACTGACAAGGCGGTCGAAGACTTCACCGCCCTGATACAAGCCATGCCCGCCCGCGTCGAAGCCGAATGGCTGGCGCGGTTTGCCGCCAAGATCGGCATCACAACCGCGCGCGACGGCGATACCGCCCTGATCACCGACCTGCTTGACCTGATGGCCGCCGACGGCGCCGATTTCACCAATACGTTCCGCGCCCTCGGCACTGCAAAAGCCCGTGATCAATTCACCGACCGCGCCGCCTTTGATAGCTGGAACACCCGCTGGCAGTCCCGTCTAAAAGAAGAACCCGACCCTGAAAACCTCATGCGCGCCACCAACCCGTTTGTGATCCCGCGCAACCACCGGATCGAAGCGATGATCGAGGCCGCCGTGGCCGGCGATTTCGCCCTGTTCCACCGGCTCAACGCGGTGCTCGCCAAACCGTTTGAGGATCAACCCGACGCACAGGATCTCACCCGCCCGCCAGAACCGCACGAGCGCGTCGAAAACACTTTCTGCGGCACCTGA
- a CDS encoding GNAT family N-acetyltransferase: MSSLHLARPEDLEKLLPLVAAFHAFMGIEQSDQARRAALMPLLEGTPHGVAYLVGPRVSPVGYIVVSFGYSVELGGLDGFIDEFFIREKVRRRGMGSEVLLTLLPALESHGVKALHLEVGRDNASARRLYERAGFKSRETYHLMTRTA; the protein is encoded by the coding sequence ATGAGCAGCCTGCATCTCGCCCGCCCCGAAGATCTGGAAAAACTGTTGCCGCTGGTTGCCGCCTTTCACGCTTTCATGGGCATCGAACAATCTGATCAGGCCCGCCGGGCCGCGCTCATGCCGCTGCTAGAGGGCACACCGCATGGCGTGGCCTATCTGGTGGGCCCGCGGGTGTCGCCGGTGGGCTATATCGTGGTCTCTTTCGGCTACTCGGTCGAACTTGGCGGCCTCGATGGCTTCATTGACGAATTCTTCATCCGCGAAAAGGTACGCCGACGCGGCATGGGCTCAGAAGTGCTGCTCACCCTGCTGCCCGCGCTGGAAAGCCACGGGGTCAAGGCCCTGCACCTCGAAGTCGGTCGCGATAACGCAAGCGCACGCCGCCTTTACGAACGCGCCGGTTTCAAATCACGCGAAACCTACCACCTGATGACCCGCACAGCCTGA